From the genome of Kluyveromyces lactis strain NRRL Y-1140 chromosome F complete sequence:
TTTGCTTCCAAACAACTTTCCCTTTGGAAAGTTTACACATATTCCGAATCCAAATTATCGTTGAAATTACACGAACTTTGTAACATTACGAATGATCTTcaaatggttcaaaatTTATCACATATTTATGGATCTTTAGGCATACCTCAGGATAAGCTATCCATTATAGACCCTGATTATGCTAGGAACAAAGTACCTGTTTTACACAAAGAAATTAATAAGGCAGTTTACTTGAATTTCTTACAGTTGCAATTCCCACTAATAGCTGTTTCCATTGGAGGATTTGTAACAGAGTTATGTACAGCCTACTCGATGGGAGCATTATCTTCGTTAGGTATTGTTTTAGGCCTGAAACGTGTAAAGGATACCTGGTATTCCATGTTAAAGCAATTCCAATTACAGATTAGGGAGGAATGCAGGATAGGAATTGAAAGCAACAAACAACTACTGTTGCATAATTGGGAGATTTCGTATGCCGAGAGAGAAGCAGACCTCAAAGGCAAAGTtgctcttttgaaagaaatagcCGACGATCTCACGTAATTATCTATCTGACGGGAAAAGAatctattctttttctctataTAGTTTGGTAATTTTAACTAAATGGAAACCTGGTATATATATTCGTTATCATTGACTGTCTTGTATCTAACCCATGGGAAAGATTGGTAGTTTAATTGAGGTTCTTCGATCTTGAAATACTCAACTTTTAAACCGCTCACTGCATAATAAGGGATTTCAAACGACATAGCAATTAACGCGAACTTGTCtacatcttctttttggtTCTCATTGCCATCATATTCCGTAGTTTTTCCATGGTACTGATCCCAAATTCTCTCTAGTTTGGGGCCAGTCCTTAAAGGTGGTGGGTCCATGGAATTTCGTAGCTGCACCTCTAAAGCTTCATGAATCTGGCGGTCCCATATTTCAAACATGCATTTAAGCCCATAATTCTTGTTTCCATGACCACCCTTCAAATTGTtaattttccaaattatCGAACCCGCTGTTATGTCGAACACAACATCTCCTATATCGCTTTTAAACAGGGGCGGCTTTTCGAGGTCAATATTCCACTTTCGAATAACTGACTTTATCGGAATTTTAATTAAAAGCTCCTTTGCACTATCCTGAGCTTTGAAATGCGTAGTTATGGCAGCTTTCAACAATAGCTTATCCTGGGTTTCTTGGTTCTTTCTAGGTTTTTGGGATAGCCCGAATGACTGTAGTTTTATAACTGGTTCATCAAGTAGCGGTCTATTCAATTTATAATTACAAAGCTCAAATTCTCCATCCGGTGGAATAAACTTAATAACTGGAGATTCTTCCTTGATTAAGGTATGCAGGTCTACGCATTCATGGAATTTTAAACGTTTCATGAAGTGTACATTCTTCTGCATCAACTTATTCAATCCTATACTCAATTGAGGCATACCAGACAAATAACTCCGGCATATTATTGTTCCGTTGATTACATTATTTCTGACCACACCTTCCTCGAAATCCATAATGAATTCTAATTTCTCAATTacatcaagaaagaattcgTTCTTACCGTAATGGATACCCTTAGGACGCCATGAGACAGCAGATGTCATCGTTCGAAGAATATAACTGTTTATGAATGTTTCATCCTGGTCACCTGGTGGCAGCTCATGTTTTTCAGAGGCTGTATTCTCGGAATCATCGTCGGGTTTGATAACTTCTACCTTTATGAAATCATGTATAATATTATAGTTTGTAACCTGTATGATACCATAATCGGATGATTCCTCAATAACTTCGAAAATTAAATGGAAGTTATCTCGTACATTGAGCTTGTTAAGCTTCATGCCCATAAATTTCCTGCATAACTGGTAGATTTCATCTAAGTAATGTAACACACTTATGGGAGAAACACTATTATTCACTTGCATTATCATAGCGAAATATAGGTTATCACGAGTTATCACAGCGTAATGCCACCCATTGCCTTCGAATATAGGTTTTGTGCATCCCTTATGATGTTTAAGGTTATTCTGTAATTGAAGTATAGCATCATCAAGGAAATGGATCGGTCGTAGTGCTCTTCTTATTAGCGGTTCATACGTCTCATCGAGCAAAAGGAAACATGATGACATTATGACAAGGCTGATTTGACCATCAGTTGATAGTTAACTCGGCACTCTAAATTTACTTCAGGTCTCGGTTAGGTTTGCAGTTACTATATATGCTAGAATAAATGGCTTTGAAGGTGTTTGTTCAAAGCACTTTTGATAAAATGGTGCTTCTTgtgttttgtttcttctcaATATTTTTAGTTAATAAAGATTTCTTACATCTTGGAATTCTATCAACTACGCATAGAGAGATGCTGGAAAAGGTAATAAATGCCACTCTTCAAGCACTGAATAGTATAGACATGTACAATAAGATAGTAAAACAGGTACCAGTGCTGTTGCCACCAAAACTTCTGACACAAGAACTCAGAAAATTGCCTAAATGGAGATTAATGGAGAATGAATTGGTTAGAGATTATAAGTTCAGAGATTTTGAAGAGACATGGAGttttttgaacaaagttGCCATGAGGTCACACTTATGGGGCCATCATCCTACAATTACTACTACCTACAACAGAGTTCAGTTCAGACTCACTACGCATGATGTATCTGGTATTTCCGATGCTGATATCATGATGGCTTCTCggattgaaaaatacatCAAACAAATCGATCCCAAGAAGGGCATCCTAATAGGGGATAAATAGAATGTAttaaataaataaataatagTGTACTTCTGTTTTGCATAATACCTTGCAAATACATGCTGTCATGATTCATTCCTTGCTTAGTCTTAGTTATGCCTGTACGTTTCTTTCATTGCTAGAAAGAAGTGACATACTGGGCAATTGCAATCATCTCTTACTGCTCTCCAGCTTCTTCTCAAGTTTTTCGAACTCCGCAAGTGCAATCTTCTCCTCAGGATCCAAGATCTGAACCACGTCCTCTACTTCTTCGATGTAATGCTTTAACATAGCTTCAATACCATGCTTCAAGGTATCCTCACTGGACGAACATGACTTACATGCACCTTGTAACTTCAAATAAACTGTCCCTGTCTCCGGATTCCATCCACGGTACTGGATATCACCACCGTCGTCCATAATAGCAGGTCTGATCCTTGTCTGAATCAATTCATCGATCATCTCGCTGATCTCTTgctcatcttcatcgtaTTCAAATTTAGGAATGTCCACATCGTACCCAACTTCGGAAGACTTTTTCACGTCGAAGAAATCTGGTAAAAACGTGGGCTTCCCACTGGCTAAATGTTGTACCAATAGATCTATCACCGTAGGAGTCACTTGGTTCCAATGAATCAGTTCATCTTTATTTATAGTGACGAAATCATCACCGATCATCATTGCTTCAACACCAGGACATTGCTGGAACACTTTAGATGGGAATGGAGCATGTTTCAAAAGCTCCTCATCAGTGTTCTTGATCTCAACACTCTGTGTGCCTTTCTCCTGTAGCAGCCCCCCATCTGTGGAAACAAATTTCAATGCATTCTCATTAGGCGTTGTAAGTGTCTTGATATGAATAGACCTCTGCCATACGGGATTCAACACCGTTCGATGTACGCTCTTATAAAACTTGGGACCAAAACTAAACCTTCCTAACATCCTCGCAGTTTACAATCCGTTGTCTTGCAACTTCTCATCCTTTCTCTATATATGCACAAACCACTTGTTAATCATCTTAGCATAAGATGAGTGCTTTGTAATACTAGAGGAAATTCCTTTAATTCGAAATCTCTTGAAAATTACGTTTTTTCAGATAATTTATGGATTGAACATTTTAGAGAAATGAGAAAATAAAAGGTCCCTTTTACAAGAAATGACCCACTAGATATCGTAACAGAACAAAATTTAATGGAAGGCAGCAAAATATACTGAGACGGTTTCCGACTGTACAAGAACAAggtttttctttccaattgtGTGCTATTTATTCTTATCCAGTGGTAGCTTGTGAATTGTGGACCCTACTTTATATCCGAGGCTGTGTGATTCTTAAAGAGACGAAATAAAACTAATTGCCGATCTTTTCTTGAGAGTCTAGGAAAAAGGAGAGAATAAAGGCCTATAATTAGCTTTTGATAGACAATACGatgaatttc
Proteins encoded in this window:
- the APM2 gene encoding Apm2p (some similarities with uniprot|P38700 Saccharomyces cerevisiae YHL019C APM2 homologous to the medium chain of mammalian clathrin-associated protein complex Similar to clathrin coat proteins), which produces MSSCFLLLDETYEPLIRRALRPIHFLDDAILQLQNNLKHHKGCTKPIFEGNGWHYAVITRDNLYFAMIMQVNNSVSPISVLHYLDEIYQLCRKFMGMKLNKLNVRDNFHLIFEVIEESSDYGIIQVTNYNIIHDFIKVEVIKPDDDSENTASEKHELPPGDQDETFINSYILRTMTSAVSWRPKGIHYGKNEFFLDVIEKLEFIMDFEEGVVRNNVINGTIICRSYLSGMPQLSIGLNKLMQKNVHFMKRLKFHECVDLHTLIKEESPVIKFIPPDGEFELCNYKLNRPLLDEPVIKLQSFGLSQKPRKNQETQDKLLLKAAITTHFKAQDSAKELLIKIPIKSVIRKWNIDLEKPPLFKSDIGDVVFDITAGSIIWKINNLKGGHGNKNYGLKCMFEIWDRQIHEALEVQLRNSMDPPPLRTGPKLERIWDQYHGKTTEYDGNENQKEDVDKFALIAMSFEIPYYAVSGLKVEYFKIEEPQLNYQSFPWVRYKTVNDNEYIYQVSI
- the MCO14 gene encoding 4a-hydroxytetrahydrobiopterin dehydratase (similar to uniprot|P38744 Saccharomyces cerevisiae YHL018W Hypothetical ORF) → MALKVFVQSTFDKMVLLVFCFFSIFLVNKDFLHLGILSTTHREMLEKVINATLQALNSIDMYNKIVKQVPVLLPPKLLTQELRKLPKWRLMENELVRDYKFRDFEETWSFLNKVAMRSHLWGHHPTITTTYNRVQFRLTTHDVSGISDADIMMASRIEKYIKQIDPKKGILIGDK
- the NFU1 gene encoding Nfu1p (similar to uniprot|P32860 Saccharomyces cerevisiae YKL040C) codes for the protein MLGRFSFGPKFYKSVHRTVLNPVWQRSIHIKTLTTPNENALKFVSTDGGLLQEKGTQSVEIKNTDEELLKHAPFPSKVFQQCPGVEAMMIGDDFVTINKDELIHWNQVTPTVIDLLVQHLASGKPTFLPDFFDVKKSSEVGYDVDIPKFEYDEDEQEISEMIDELIQTRIRPAIMDDGGDIQYRGWNPETGTVYLKLQGACKSCSSSEDTLKHGIEAMLKHYIEEVEDVVQILDPEEKIALAEFEKLEKKLESSKR